A region of Candidatus Latescibacterota bacterium DNA encodes the following proteins:
- a CDS encoding DUF134 domain-containing protein gives MARSKKQKMVGSPPVYRSFKPSGVMRSTLELIKLELSEYEAIRLADYEGLDHAEAATEMEISRPTFSRLIETARSKMARFLIDGRELVIEGGNIHFRDNVVKCCNCRHMFNIRMGSGLKNCPECGSDDLVSFAGNFGHGRCCAEIKKDESEEKE, from the coding sequence ATGGCACGGTCAAAAAAACAGAAGATGGTGGGTAGTCCACCGGTATACAGGTCCTTCAAACCATCAGGAGTGATGCGTAGTACGCTTGAGCTGATAAAACTGGAACTGAGTGAGTACGAAGCAATAAGGCTTGCCGACTATGAAGGTCTTGACCATGCCGAGGCTGCCACGGAGATGGAGATCTCCCGGCCCACCTTCTCCAGGCTGATAGAGACAGCCAGGAGCAAGATGGCGAGGTTTCTGATCGATGGAAGAGAACTCGTGATCGAGGGCGGCAACATCCACTTTCGCGACAATGTGGTCAAATGCTGCAATTGTAGACATATGTTCAATATAAGAATGGGTTCAGGTCTAAAGAATTGCCCGGAATGCGGATCTGACGACCTTGTCAGCTTCGCCGGCAATTTCGGTCATGGCCGGTGCTGTGCCGAGATCAAAAAGGATGAAAGCGAGGAAAAGGAATGA